Proteins from one Malania oleifera isolate guangnan ecotype guangnan chromosome 4, ASM2987363v1, whole genome shotgun sequence genomic window:
- the LOC131153338 gene encoding uncharacterized protein LOC131153338 isoform X7 — protein sequence MGGVIRHVGFPPRPWQRLPGAGGGIVSSYNSANGVSRRQALEQVDKELAKGDERAALSLVKDLQGKPGGLRCFGAARQVPQRLFTLDELKLNGIETSSLLAPVDATLGSIERNLQLAAIVGGISAWNVFGFNAQQILYLSLGLLFLWTLDSVSFNGGVGSLVLDTIGHTFSRKYHNRVIQVNAGKVSAVMLNRFSCIALAGVATEYLLYGYSEGGLADIDKLDSLLKSLGFTQKKANSQVRWAVLNTFLILRRHEKARAKLAAAMMLAMSVGTCIDIVEETMDDTDI from the exons ATGGGGGGTGTGATCCGTCATGTGGGGTTTCCACCCCGTCCATGGCAGAGACTTCCCGGCGCCGGCGGCGGAATCGTAAGTTCATACAACAGCGCCAATGGGGTCTCGAGACGGCAAGCTCTGGAGCAAGTGGATAAGGAGCTGGCCAAGGGAGATGAGAGGGCCGCACTCTCTCTTGTCAAGGATTTGCAGGGCAAGCCCGGCGGGCTCCGATGCTTCGGCGCTGCTAGGCAG GTACCTCAAAGACTCTTTACCTTGGACGAACTGAAGCTGAATGGAATAGAAACATCGTCTCTTTTGGCACCAGTTGATGCAACATTGGGTTCTATAGAAAGAAATCTGCAGCTTGCTGCCATTGTAGGAGGAATTTCAGCATGGAATGTGTTTGGATTTAATGCCCAACAAATCCTATATTTGTCATTAGGATTGTTATTTCTATGGACACTAGACTCA GTGTCCTTTAATGGAGGAGTTGGGAGCTTGGTTTTGGATACAATTGGCCACACTTTTAGTCGAAAGTACCATAACAGAGTTATTCAa GTTAATGCTGGGAAAGTGTCAGCTGTG ATGTTGAACAGGTTCTCTTGCATAGCACTGGCAGGTGTGGCTACCGAGTATCTTCTTTACGGATACTCTGAGGGAGGCCTTGCTGATATTGACAAG TTGGATAGCTTACTCAAAAGTTTGGGCTTCACACAGAAGAAGGCAAATTCTCAAGTCAGATGGGCTGTACTTAATACATTCCTAATACTGCGTCGGCATGAGAAGGCACGAGCAAAGCTTGCAGCAGCCATGATGTTGGCAATGTCTGTAGGCACTTGCATTGACATTGTAGAGGAAACCATGGATGATACAGATATCTAG
- the LOC131153338 gene encoding uncharacterized protein LOC131153338 isoform X8 — MGSRDGKLWSKWIRSWPREMRGPHSLLSRICRASPAGSDASALLGSHNQVPQRLFTLDELKLNGIETSSLLAPVDATLGSIERNLQLAAIVGGISAWNVFGFNAQQILYLSLGLLFLWTLDSHEAGHFLIAYLLGVLPKSYTLSSLEALKKEGSLNVQAGTAFVDFEFLEEVNAGKVSAVMLNRFSCIALAGVATEYLLYGYSEGGLADIDKLDSLLKSLGFTQKKANSQVRWAVLNTFLILRRHEKARAKLAAAMMLAMSVGTCIDIVEETMDDTDI, encoded by the exons ATGGGGTCTCGAGACGGCAAGCTCTGGAGCAAGTGGATAAGGAGCTGGCCAAGGGAGATGAGAGGGCCGCACTCTCTCTTGTCAAGGATTTGCAGGGCAAGCCCGGCGGGCTCCGATGCTTCGGCGCTGCTAGGCAG CCACAATCAGGTACCTCAAAGACTCTTTACCTTGGACGAACTGAAGCTGAATGGAATAGAAACATCGTCTCTTTTGGCACCAGTTGATGCAACATTGGGTTCTATAGAAAGAAATCTGCAGCTTGCTGCCATTGTAGGAGGAATTTCAGCATGGAATGTGTTTGGATTTAATGCCCAACAAATCCTATATTTGTCATTAGGATTGTTATTTCTATGGACACTAGACTCA CATGAAGCTGGTCATTTTTTAATTGCCTACTTGCTCGGTGTTCTGCCAAAGAGTTACACATTATCTAGTTTAGAAGCTTTGAAGAAGGAAGGATCTCTCAACGTTCAAGCAGGAACTGCTTTTGTGGATTTTGAGTTTCTTGAAGAA GTTAATGCTGGGAAAGTGTCAGCTGTG ATGTTGAACAGGTTCTCTTGCATAGCACTGGCAGGTGTGGCTACCGAGTATCTTCTTTACGGATACTCTGAGGGAGGCCTTGCTGATATTGACAAG TTGGATAGCTTACTCAAAAGTTTGGGCTTCACACAGAAGAAGGCAAATTCTCAAGTCAGATGGGCTGTACTTAATACATTCCTAATACTGCGTCGGCATGAGAAGGCACGAGCAAAGCTTGCAGCAGCCATGATGTTGGCAATGTCTGTAGGCACTTGCATTGACATTGTAGAGGAAACCATGGATGATACAGATATCTAG
- the LOC131153338 gene encoding uncharacterized protein LOC131153338 isoform X3 gives MGGVIRHVGFPPRPWQRLPGAGGGIVSSYNSANGVSRRQALEQVDKELAKGDERAALSLVKDLQGKPGGLRCFGAASHNQVPQRLFTLDELKLNGIETSSLLAPVDATLGSIERNLQLAAIVGGISAWNVFGFNAQQILYLSLGLLFLWTLDSHEAGHFLIAYLLGVLPKSYTLSSLEALKKEGSLNVQAGTAFVDFEFLEEVNAGKVSAVMLNRFSCIALAGVATEYLLYGYSEGGLADIDKLDSLLKSLGFTQKKANSQVRWAVLNTFLILRRHEKARAKLAAAMMLAMSVGTCIDIVEETMDDTDI, from the exons ATGGGGGGTGTGATCCGTCATGTGGGGTTTCCACCCCGTCCATGGCAGAGACTTCCCGGCGCCGGCGGCGGAATCGTAAGTTCATACAACAGCGCCAATGGGGTCTCGAGACGGCAAGCTCTGGAGCAAGTGGATAAGGAGCTGGCCAAGGGAGATGAGAGGGCCGCACTCTCTCTTGTCAAGGATTTGCAGGGCAAGCCCGGCGGGCTCCGATGCTTCGGCGCTGCTAG CCACAATCAGGTACCTCAAAGACTCTTTACCTTGGACGAACTGAAGCTGAATGGAATAGAAACATCGTCTCTTTTGGCACCAGTTGATGCAACATTGGGTTCTATAGAAAGAAATCTGCAGCTTGCTGCCATTGTAGGAGGAATTTCAGCATGGAATGTGTTTGGATTTAATGCCCAACAAATCCTATATTTGTCATTAGGATTGTTATTTCTATGGACACTAGACTCA CATGAAGCTGGTCATTTTTTAATTGCCTACTTGCTCGGTGTTCTGCCAAAGAGTTACACATTATCTAGTTTAGAAGCTTTGAAGAAGGAAGGATCTCTCAACGTTCAAGCAGGAACTGCTTTTGTGGATTTTGAGTTTCTTGAAGAA GTTAATGCTGGGAAAGTGTCAGCTGTG ATGTTGAACAGGTTCTCTTGCATAGCACTGGCAGGTGTGGCTACCGAGTATCTTCTTTACGGATACTCTGAGGGAGGCCTTGCTGATATTGACAAG TTGGATAGCTTACTCAAAAGTTTGGGCTTCACACAGAAGAAGGCAAATTCTCAAGTCAGATGGGCTGTACTTAATACATTCCTAATACTGCGTCGGCATGAGAAGGCACGAGCAAAGCTTGCAGCAGCCATGATGTTGGCAATGTCTGTAGGCACTTGCATTGACATTGTAGAGGAAACCATGGATGATACAGATATCTAG
- the LOC131153338 gene encoding uncharacterized protein LOC131153338 isoform X1, with the protein MGGVIRHVGFPPRPWQRLPGAGGGIVSSYNSANGVSRRQALEQVDKELAKGDERAALSLVKDLQGKPGGLRCFGAASHNQVPQRLFTLDELKLNGIETSSLLAPVDATLGSIERNLQLAAIVGGISAWNVFGFNAQQILYLSLGLLFLWTLDSVSFNGGVGSLVLDTIGHTFSRKYHNRVIQHEAGHFLIAYLLGVLPKSYTLSSLEALKKEGSLNVQAGTAFVDFEFLEEVNAGKVSAVMLNRFSCIALAGVATEYLLYGYSEGGLADIDKLDSLLKSLGFTQKKANSQVRWAVLNTFLILRRHEKARAKLAAAMMLAMSVGTCIDIVEETMDDTDI; encoded by the exons ATGGGGGGTGTGATCCGTCATGTGGGGTTTCCACCCCGTCCATGGCAGAGACTTCCCGGCGCCGGCGGCGGAATCGTAAGTTCATACAACAGCGCCAATGGGGTCTCGAGACGGCAAGCTCTGGAGCAAGTGGATAAGGAGCTGGCCAAGGGAGATGAGAGGGCCGCACTCTCTCTTGTCAAGGATTTGCAGGGCAAGCCCGGCGGGCTCCGATGCTTCGGCGCTGCTAG CCACAATCAGGTACCTCAAAGACTCTTTACCTTGGACGAACTGAAGCTGAATGGAATAGAAACATCGTCTCTTTTGGCACCAGTTGATGCAACATTGGGTTCTATAGAAAGAAATCTGCAGCTTGCTGCCATTGTAGGAGGAATTTCAGCATGGAATGTGTTTGGATTTAATGCCCAACAAATCCTATATTTGTCATTAGGATTGTTATTTCTATGGACACTAGACTCA GTGTCCTTTAATGGAGGAGTTGGGAGCTTGGTTTTGGATACAATTGGCCACACTTTTAGTCGAAAGTACCATAACAGAGTTATTCAa CATGAAGCTGGTCATTTTTTAATTGCCTACTTGCTCGGTGTTCTGCCAAAGAGTTACACATTATCTAGTTTAGAAGCTTTGAAGAAGGAAGGATCTCTCAACGTTCAAGCAGGAACTGCTTTTGTGGATTTTGAGTTTCTTGAAGAA GTTAATGCTGGGAAAGTGTCAGCTGTG ATGTTGAACAGGTTCTCTTGCATAGCACTGGCAGGTGTGGCTACCGAGTATCTTCTTTACGGATACTCTGAGGGAGGCCTTGCTGATATTGACAAG TTGGATAGCTTACTCAAAAGTTTGGGCTTCACACAGAAGAAGGCAAATTCTCAAGTCAGATGGGCTGTACTTAATACATTCCTAATACTGCGTCGGCATGAGAAGGCACGAGCAAAGCTTGCAGCAGCCATGATGTTGGCAATGTCTGTAGGCACTTGCATTGACATTGTAGAGGAAACCATGGATGATACAGATATCTAG
- the LOC131153338 gene encoding uncharacterized protein LOC131153338 isoform X6, with amino-acid sequence MGGVIRHVGFPPRPWQRLPGAGGGIVSSYNSANGVSRRQALEQVDKELAKGDERAALSLVKDLQGKPGGLRCFGAASHNQVPQRLFTLDELKLNGIETSSLLAPVDATLGSIERNLQLAAIVGGISAWNVFGFNAQQILYLSLGLLFLWTLDSVSFNGGVGSLVLDTIGHTFSRKYHNRVIQVNAGKVSAVMLNRFSCIALAGVATEYLLYGYSEGGLADIDKLDSLLKSLGFTQKKANSQVRWAVLNTFLILRRHEKARAKLAAAMMLAMSVGTCIDIVEETMDDTDI; translated from the exons ATGGGGGGTGTGATCCGTCATGTGGGGTTTCCACCCCGTCCATGGCAGAGACTTCCCGGCGCCGGCGGCGGAATCGTAAGTTCATACAACAGCGCCAATGGGGTCTCGAGACGGCAAGCTCTGGAGCAAGTGGATAAGGAGCTGGCCAAGGGAGATGAGAGGGCCGCACTCTCTCTTGTCAAGGATTTGCAGGGCAAGCCCGGCGGGCTCCGATGCTTCGGCGCTGCTAG CCACAATCAGGTACCTCAAAGACTCTTTACCTTGGACGAACTGAAGCTGAATGGAATAGAAACATCGTCTCTTTTGGCACCAGTTGATGCAACATTGGGTTCTATAGAAAGAAATCTGCAGCTTGCTGCCATTGTAGGAGGAATTTCAGCATGGAATGTGTTTGGATTTAATGCCCAACAAATCCTATATTTGTCATTAGGATTGTTATTTCTATGGACACTAGACTCA GTGTCCTTTAATGGAGGAGTTGGGAGCTTGGTTTTGGATACAATTGGCCACACTTTTAGTCGAAAGTACCATAACAGAGTTATTCAa GTTAATGCTGGGAAAGTGTCAGCTGTG ATGTTGAACAGGTTCTCTTGCATAGCACTGGCAGGTGTGGCTACCGAGTATCTTCTTTACGGATACTCTGAGGGAGGCCTTGCTGATATTGACAAG TTGGATAGCTTACTCAAAAGTTTGGGCTTCACACAGAAGAAGGCAAATTCTCAAGTCAGATGGGCTGTACTTAATACATTCCTAATACTGCGTCGGCATGAGAAGGCACGAGCAAAGCTTGCAGCAGCCATGATGTTGGCAATGTCTGTAGGCACTTGCATTGACATTGTAGAGGAAACCATGGATGATACAGATATCTAG
- the LOC131153338 gene encoding uncharacterized protein LOC131153338 isoform X5, whose amino-acid sequence MGSRDGKLWSKWIRSWPREMRGPHSLLSRICRASPAGSDASALLGSHNQVPQRLFTLDELKLNGIETSSLLAPVDATLGSIERNLQLAAIVGGISAWNVFGFNAQQILYLSLGLLFLWTLDSVSFNGGVGSLVLDTIGHTFSRKYHNRVIQHEAGHFLIAYLLGVLPKSYTLSSLEALKKEGSLNVQAGTAFVDFEFLEEVNAGKVSAVMLNRFSCIALAGVATEYLLYGYSEGGLADIDKLDSLLKSLGFTQKKANSQVRWAVLNTFLILRRHEKARAKLAAAMMLAMSVGTCIDIVEETMDDTDI is encoded by the exons ATGGGGTCTCGAGACGGCAAGCTCTGGAGCAAGTGGATAAGGAGCTGGCCAAGGGAGATGAGAGGGCCGCACTCTCTCTTGTCAAGGATTTGCAGGGCAAGCCCGGCGGGCTCCGATGCTTCGGCGCTGCTAGGCAG CCACAATCAGGTACCTCAAAGACTCTTTACCTTGGACGAACTGAAGCTGAATGGAATAGAAACATCGTCTCTTTTGGCACCAGTTGATGCAACATTGGGTTCTATAGAAAGAAATCTGCAGCTTGCTGCCATTGTAGGAGGAATTTCAGCATGGAATGTGTTTGGATTTAATGCCCAACAAATCCTATATTTGTCATTAGGATTGTTATTTCTATGGACACTAGACTCA GTGTCCTTTAATGGAGGAGTTGGGAGCTTGGTTTTGGATACAATTGGCCACACTTTTAGTCGAAAGTACCATAACAGAGTTATTCAa CATGAAGCTGGTCATTTTTTAATTGCCTACTTGCTCGGTGTTCTGCCAAAGAGTTACACATTATCTAGTTTAGAAGCTTTGAAGAAGGAAGGATCTCTCAACGTTCAAGCAGGAACTGCTTTTGTGGATTTTGAGTTTCTTGAAGAA GTTAATGCTGGGAAAGTGTCAGCTGTG ATGTTGAACAGGTTCTCTTGCATAGCACTGGCAGGTGTGGCTACCGAGTATCTTCTTTACGGATACTCTGAGGGAGGCCTTGCTGATATTGACAAG TTGGATAGCTTACTCAAAAGTTTGGGCTTCACACAGAAGAAGGCAAATTCTCAAGTCAGATGGGCTGTACTTAATACATTCCTAATACTGCGTCGGCATGAGAAGGCACGAGCAAAGCTTGCAGCAGCCATGATGTTGGCAATGTCTGTAGGCACTTGCATTGACATTGTAGAGGAAACCATGGATGATACAGATATCTAG
- the LOC131153338 gene encoding uncharacterized protein LOC131153338 isoform X4 — translation MGGVIRHVGFPPRPWQRLPGAGGGIVSSYNSANGVSRRQALEQVDKELAKGDERAALSLVKDLQGKPGGLRCFGAARQVPQRLFTLDELKLNGIETSSLLAPVDATLGSIERNLQLAAIVGGISAWNVFGFNAQQILYLSLGLLFLWTLDSHEAGHFLIAYLLGVLPKSYTLSSLEALKKEGSLNVQAGTAFVDFEFLEEVNAGKVSAVMLNRFSCIALAGVATEYLLYGYSEGGLADIDKLDSLLKSLGFTQKKANSQVRWAVLNTFLILRRHEKARAKLAAAMMLAMSVGTCIDIVEETMDDTDI, via the exons ATGGGGGGTGTGATCCGTCATGTGGGGTTTCCACCCCGTCCATGGCAGAGACTTCCCGGCGCCGGCGGCGGAATCGTAAGTTCATACAACAGCGCCAATGGGGTCTCGAGACGGCAAGCTCTGGAGCAAGTGGATAAGGAGCTGGCCAAGGGAGATGAGAGGGCCGCACTCTCTCTTGTCAAGGATTTGCAGGGCAAGCCCGGCGGGCTCCGATGCTTCGGCGCTGCTAGGCAG GTACCTCAAAGACTCTTTACCTTGGACGAACTGAAGCTGAATGGAATAGAAACATCGTCTCTTTTGGCACCAGTTGATGCAACATTGGGTTCTATAGAAAGAAATCTGCAGCTTGCTGCCATTGTAGGAGGAATTTCAGCATGGAATGTGTTTGGATTTAATGCCCAACAAATCCTATATTTGTCATTAGGATTGTTATTTCTATGGACACTAGACTCA CATGAAGCTGGTCATTTTTTAATTGCCTACTTGCTCGGTGTTCTGCCAAAGAGTTACACATTATCTAGTTTAGAAGCTTTGAAGAAGGAAGGATCTCTCAACGTTCAAGCAGGAACTGCTTTTGTGGATTTTGAGTTTCTTGAAGAA GTTAATGCTGGGAAAGTGTCAGCTGTG ATGTTGAACAGGTTCTCTTGCATAGCACTGGCAGGTGTGGCTACCGAGTATCTTCTTTACGGATACTCTGAGGGAGGCCTTGCTGATATTGACAAG TTGGATAGCTTACTCAAAAGTTTGGGCTTCACACAGAAGAAGGCAAATTCTCAAGTCAGATGGGCTGTACTTAATACATTCCTAATACTGCGTCGGCATGAGAAGGCACGAGCAAAGCTTGCAGCAGCCATGATGTTGGCAATGTCTGTAGGCACTTGCATTGACATTGTAGAGGAAACCATGGATGATACAGATATCTAG
- the LOC131153338 gene encoding uncharacterized protein LOC131153338 isoform X2 — translation MGGVIRHVGFPPRPWQRLPGAGGGIVSSYNSANGVSRRQALEQVDKELAKGDERAALSLVKDLQGKPGGLRCFGAARQVPQRLFTLDELKLNGIETSSLLAPVDATLGSIERNLQLAAIVGGISAWNVFGFNAQQILYLSLGLLFLWTLDSVSFNGGVGSLVLDTIGHTFSRKYHNRVIQHEAGHFLIAYLLGVLPKSYTLSSLEALKKEGSLNVQAGTAFVDFEFLEEVNAGKVSAVMLNRFSCIALAGVATEYLLYGYSEGGLADIDKLDSLLKSLGFTQKKANSQVRWAVLNTFLILRRHEKARAKLAAAMMLAMSVGTCIDIVEETMDDTDI, via the exons ATGGGGGGTGTGATCCGTCATGTGGGGTTTCCACCCCGTCCATGGCAGAGACTTCCCGGCGCCGGCGGCGGAATCGTAAGTTCATACAACAGCGCCAATGGGGTCTCGAGACGGCAAGCTCTGGAGCAAGTGGATAAGGAGCTGGCCAAGGGAGATGAGAGGGCCGCACTCTCTCTTGTCAAGGATTTGCAGGGCAAGCCCGGCGGGCTCCGATGCTTCGGCGCTGCTAGGCAG GTACCTCAAAGACTCTTTACCTTGGACGAACTGAAGCTGAATGGAATAGAAACATCGTCTCTTTTGGCACCAGTTGATGCAACATTGGGTTCTATAGAAAGAAATCTGCAGCTTGCTGCCATTGTAGGAGGAATTTCAGCATGGAATGTGTTTGGATTTAATGCCCAACAAATCCTATATTTGTCATTAGGATTGTTATTTCTATGGACACTAGACTCA GTGTCCTTTAATGGAGGAGTTGGGAGCTTGGTTTTGGATACAATTGGCCACACTTTTAGTCGAAAGTACCATAACAGAGTTATTCAa CATGAAGCTGGTCATTTTTTAATTGCCTACTTGCTCGGTGTTCTGCCAAAGAGTTACACATTATCTAGTTTAGAAGCTTTGAAGAAGGAAGGATCTCTCAACGTTCAAGCAGGAACTGCTTTTGTGGATTTTGAGTTTCTTGAAGAA GTTAATGCTGGGAAAGTGTCAGCTGTG ATGTTGAACAGGTTCTCTTGCATAGCACTGGCAGGTGTGGCTACCGAGTATCTTCTTTACGGATACTCTGAGGGAGGCCTTGCTGATATTGACAAG TTGGATAGCTTACTCAAAAGTTTGGGCTTCACACAGAAGAAGGCAAATTCTCAAGTCAGATGGGCTGTACTTAATACATTCCTAATACTGCGTCGGCATGAGAAGGCACGAGCAAAGCTTGCAGCAGCCATGATGTTGGCAATGTCTGTAGGCACTTGCATTGACATTGTAGAGGAAACCATGGATGATACAGATATCTAG